From the genome of Capra hircus breed San Clemente chromosome 21, ASM170441v1, whole genome shotgun sequence:
AGATACAGTGTGATAAAATGCTGACTTAGACATGCTCACTGGGTTCTCTAGGAGGATAGAGGAGGTGAGTTTAAGTTACTTTATTAATCCTCACAGctactctgctttctttctttctttctttttttttttgaaggataattactttacaacgttGTGGCGGTCTCAGACTTACATCACTGTGAATCTGTCATAATTGTATATATATCTCctctcctcttgagcctccctcccccaacaccatCCTAGTCCCTTGAAGTCTtcacagagcgccaggctgggctccctgtgttatggaGCAGCTTcctgctggttatctatttcacacatgatagtgtatatatcctgagtgttcattggaaggactgatgttaaagctgaaactccaaatctttggccacttgatgtgaagagctgagtcatttgaaaagaccctgatgctgggaaagactgaaggcgggagaaggggacgacagaggatgagatggttggatggcatcactgactcaatggagatgagtcagctctgggagttgttgatggacagggaggcctggcgtgctgtgctccatggggtcgcgaagagtcagacacgacagagcaactgaactgaactgaagtgtatatATGGCAGTGCTACTTTCTCAGCTTCTCCTAGCCTCTCCTTTCCCCAGCTGTGTCCACAAGGtctttctctacatctgtgtctccatttcttcagtgtaaataggttcatcagtactgtgtTTCtggattccgtatatatgcattaatacatgatgtttgttcttctctttctgactgacttcactctgtgtaacaggctctagattcatctactctgcatttttattgaatttttatccCATTTTTTAATCCCGTTTCTACagttaaggaaactgaagcctggAGTTGAAAGTgactcaggagaaaaaaaaaaaagtgactcagGACCACACACCTACTAAAGGGCAGAACTGGTACAAGGATTATCCTAGGTCCATCTGATTCCGTTGCCTCTAttcttactttatatattttaaacagtttGAAAATGTGAACGTTTGAACCCAAAGTAGATCTTATAAATTTCTAGTTTTAGAGATAGTTTTGTAGAAAGTGCTAATAGGTAAAAGTATATACCCTATTTGTAAAGGTATACatcttcctgggtcgggaaggtcccctggagaaggaagtggcaacccactccagtattcttggctggagagtccctggacagaagaacctggcgggtacagtccatggggtcacaaagagttggacacgactgagtgagtaatcCTTAATCCTAAACACCCTACTAAATTTCAGATTTTAATTTCCCTCTTATCAGCTTGAAGACTTCTTATTTCTAATTCAGGTTGTCGGGTCACTTAAATTATTAATAGCTTTGGAGAGCTTTTGTCTTTAGAGGAATAAATGAACAGAAcctgtttctttgcttttgtgtCAACATCTAAACATGTCCACATTTGTTTACATAGGTGAAACTGAGCCCAGAACTACGTATACTGTTAATCTTATCAAAACGGGTGGAAATAAAGCAGTCTGAAGGAAATTCAAGGCCACCAAACTTACTGACTGAACTGCTTTTAGTATTCATGCTGAGAATAAGTGGCTGGGGAAAGACCTTGCTATTCTGCTAAATGATGATGGAGGCAGAAGAACAGCCCCGGAAGACAGCCTTTTACTCAAAATTACCTAAAGTGGTAAGAATTCAACCACAAAATTCTGGAGTGTTGCTAAGTATAATGACTTCTGTGttgtttcttttcataaaaagagaaataaattttatacGTAGAATTTGTAaactttgtacattttaaaagttacataGCTGCATCTGTTAGGCCGTTTGCCTAGCGCAGTCTACCAACATCAAGCACCTGCTACAATGCTGTGACTCTCGTGGACTTGAGAAGATTTTTACTGATTGTATTCTCTTATTTTAGGAACTTCATGCCCACTTGAATGGATCCATTAGTTCCAATACCATAAAGAAATTAATAGCCAAGAAACCAGATCTTAAAATCCACGGTCAGATGACTATGAttgacaaaggaaagaaaagaactttAGAAGAGTGAGTTCGGGGGAGTTTGTGgacacacttctttttttttctctattttgcaATTGTAAATAGTATGTAAGGATTCAGATTTTTGTAGTTAAAGGAATAAGGTAGCCGTCTGGTATGGAGAGTATAACTTGGCAAACAGTATTTTTTCCAGCTGTCAGACTGTTGACAAATTTTAGTGATTTGTATTGTTCGTGAAATTATACTATATTGGAATATTCTTTAGACTTGGAAATATagacttcttgattttttttccccctgtttccTACTTCCACTTGAGATAGGGGTTGTGGAGGTGAAGAAGGGAAACTGTTGTTTTCCACTTAAAAGTAACATTTAATTTTCAGTCATTTGATGATCTGTCCAGATCAGTGTAATTTTTGAGAAGCCTGTTCTGTTGTtccttataaatatataattactaCTAGCCTAAAATCAATTAATTTAGTGAAGTTTTTGATGACTGAAGTATGTTAAAACTTTTCATATTGCAGGTGCCTCCACATGTTTCAAATAATTCATCTACTTACTACTAGCCCTGAAGATGTTCTAATGGTGAGAAATGAAGCATTTTTAGACTGGTTTAAACATTAGTAAGTAATTGATGCCCTTCTGTTGTTGCACATGACTCAAGAGtctaatgaaaattatttttttgctttttttatggtAACTTGAAAAACAATCTTGAGACATTTGCCTAACAGCTAATAGACTCTATTAATTGTAAACTATATGAGGAAAGAACCAAGATCAAAATCTTCTGTTAGGTAGAAAATTGGACAGTGCGGAGGAGAAAAGCTTGTCcttttttcatatatgtataaaCTCTGTATACAAACGTATCATATGAAATATCTGACCACAGGCTTTACCTGAATTGCTCGGGATACTTTGAAGTTTCTGGGTGGACAGTATAGAGAATGAAGACGTTCAAGAGCTGCTTAGAGATTGAATGATTAATCCTTAGGGAAACTGCCTTCCCTCTGGAGATGAAGGGCTAGAGGACTCCACTGTGTTCCCTTAGCTGGATGACTGGCTTTATATCAGATTTGTATCATTGATCTGATTAGGATGgcatttttaaatgttctctttCTAATTGGAGAGAAGCAGAATCCTATCAGTGTTTTTAACCCTTAGGGAAAAAGTGCAAAGTAAGACGTATAATGTGTTTTTGGAGAGGTGACATTTGACTGGTCAAGAAAGAATTTTCTCCTTGGCTGAGACTGATCTTCTTGATAATTATTAAGTAAATTAATCACCTTTTGGAGGAAGGTTAACTCTTAAGAGTTTAGTTTAGCAGAAGTTGACAGAGTGTCCCCAGTGTTCCAGGCACTCTGCTAGGACCGAGAGATAAAAAGATCGACATGGTCCCTGCCCCTCAGGAATCCATAGTCAGGTTGGAGAGACAGACCCATAAGAGGATAAATCCAACATCAAGAGGTAAGCTCTGTGTTGGAGACATGGACAGGGGTTTTTAGGAACCCTAGGGAGCATTTGTTGTCTTATCAGCCACTCAGCAGGTCCTGTTGAACCCTGCTAGGGACATCCACCACAGGAGGCTTtgtctcattttctgttgttgaGTGGAACAGAGCAAAACTGATTACATTTTAGATTCTGAGAGTTCTGTGGGTATAATATGCCATactcattgtttctttttttttaaagttgctaaGAAGCTTTAATAAATGAACCTTGTGTGGGAATAAGTCAAGGGATTGTTTATAGATATGGGACTGAGTGTATTAGGATCGCTTAACAGTCTCATCAGAGTAACTGAGTGTAATCTCAAAAAGACAAGATTGAAATGTATCTGAAAAAAACATTAACTATTGCATGTGCTAGATTCTGTGCTCATCATGACTTTTCTGAAGTGGTCATTTTTATTGCTCCctttttgcagatgaaaaaagCTGAGGCCTAAAGAGGTTAAAtataacttgttcaaggtcactcaCCATGAGTAAAGTGGCGGAATTGGCCGTTTTGTCTGATTCCAGAGTCCTTGTCCTTTCTTATTTGAGATGTGCAGTCTTACCATCCCTGGAGTAAGCGGGAACTTAATTGTGAGGTACTCTTATCTGAAGACAGAACTTGAGTCGATTATCTCAGTCCAGAGCGTAGGAGAACAAAGCCCAAAgagccaggagctgactgcagtACCTGTTGCTGCCTGGAGCAGAAAGGACTGAATCTGGTTGACACGGGAAGGGAAGTCACTCCCTAGAGAAGTGTTCTTGGATATGAGCTAGAGATGATTCCACAGGTCTCACTGTGGCCTAGGAAGTCTTCCTTCCACTGCTTTCAATCAGTACTTGCCAGCAACCTTCTGTTGTTCCTTTAGGTTTCACAGGTGCCTCACCGCCAGGAAAAGGGATGCCCTGGATAGTAGATATGCTCACTTCACACCTTCCCTTCACCCTCGTCGTCAGTCCACACATTATAGGCGGGCTTCTGCATTAGTCTCCTGTGAGCTGGGGTAGGAGGAGTCGGTCTTTCTGGATCTGCTTAGTTAAGGAGTGAAGATAAGATCTGAGTTCCTCACACCTGCAGAGACAAGGACTGTGCTGTGGTAATGGCAGTGGCAGCAACGTGGGGTTTCTGGAACACCAGCGCTACAGGGTGGTCTAGCGCCTTTGATGATAGTACAGAGGCTGCAGGCTCGTGCCTAGTGGTGGAGGAAGCAATAGTGTCTTGCTTGGTCCAAGGGTGTCACGTGATTTTGAATGCTTTTGTGTCATCCTTGTTACTGAGGCCAACCTCTCTCTGCTTGCCACACAGCAGGCCAATAAATTcaagagatgaggtgttgaggcaaggaatatgactttattgGGAAAGCTGGCAgatggagaagatggcagactaacgtctcaaaataaccatcttattggagtctggatgccagtttcttttaCAGAAAAAAGATGGGGAGAGGTGAGGGATTAAGGTTAAAGATGCTGTTAATCTTACAAATGTCTTCTGGAATGGCCAGCCTCCACAAGAGgatatattaattttttccttcctgtagccatccacaggtggacaaAGTCCTGAACAAAGGCATTTTGGTTTGACATTAAGGCAGAGGGGAGCAGGGTTCTCCGAGGCAGGCCATTTTGTACGCTTATAATGATAAAAGCAACagaaagcaaaggttaaagtcaaagaaacagatccagcATGGAGTCAAAATTGAGTCTTGCCTATAACATCCTGAGCTATGTGATCTCTAAGGCTGATTCTTCAGACCTCCTGGTGAATCTGAGCCACCTGTTATATGCATGTTGTAATAAGTTCCATTTTGGCTTTAGTATGAAGAAAAAAGATGAGGCCCAGACCTTAGCTTGCAGTGAATCCACCAAGGTGGTGCCTCCCTGTTAAGCACTGTCTGTACAGCCAGCCAGCCTTGTTTCTCTGCCAGGACACTGCATCTGTGTGCCCATGTGCATGTGGGCAAAGCACACAGATGCAAGAGTCGGATACCAACTGTAAGAACTAACTAGGGCTGGTTGTCACAGCATTTCTAACCTGGTCCTTTTTCCTCCTAGGTTTTTACATTTTAGGTAATGGCAATGAGGGAAAACATGCCTTCAGCCTTTAGATATCATTTATCTTGGTCGTTGAGTAATGTTTGGATTGTTGAGTTTTCTATTAGATTGAATACAGTTTTCTAACTCAAATTTATCACCCATTTTCTTTGCCTAAAAGAATCTTCCTAAGTACATTTGGGGAGAGTTTAAACCTGCCAAAAGAAATTCTTGCAAAGTTCAACTTATCCCTAAATAACGTGAATAAGAACCTTAAGCCAtgactctattttttaatatatatttttcattgaaggattgttgctttacaatattgttttggtttctgccatacataaacatgaatcagccatcagcatacatatgtcccctccctcttgggcttccctcccacctcccacctcatcccacccctctagcttgTTACAGAgctctggtttgagttccctgagtcacacagccaaTTCCCATTggcagtatattttatatatggcaaTGTATACGTCTCTTTGCTACTCTCCCCATTCgacccaccctctcctcctccccactcccccaccccgtgTCCATAAAtcttgttctttatgtctgcatctccattgctggcctgcaaataggttcatcagtaccatctttcagGATAccacatatatgcataaatacatgatatttgttttagttccagacttacttcattctgtataataggcgctagggtcatccacctcattagaactgactcagatgcattcctttttatgtctgagtaatattccattgtatatatgttccacaacttctttatcccttcatctgtcaacagacatataggctgcttccatgccctggctattgtaaatagcactgcattgaacattggggtgcatgtgtctttttcagtttgggtttcctcagggtgtatgcctgctagtgggattgctgggtcatgtgctagttttatttcctagttttttaaggactctccatactgtcttccatagtgactgtatcagtttacattcccaccagcagtacaagagggttcctttttctccacaccctctccagcatttattgtttggtagattttttgatgatgatggccattctgactggtttgaggtaatatctcattgtagttttgatttacgtttctctaataatgagtgatgttgagcatctttttgttgGTTTAttagccgtctgtatgtcttcattggagaaatgtctgtttaggtcttttgctcaCTTTTggtttgggttgtttgtttttcttatattgagttgtatgatctgcttatatattttggaaattagtcctttatcagttgtttcatttgctattattttctcccattatgagggttgtcttttcaccttgtctagtttcctttggtgtgcaaaagctttccagtttaattaggtcccacgtgtttatttttgtttttatttccattactctgggaggtgggtcttagagggtcttgctgtgatttatatcacaCACTGTTCTGCCGATGTTTTCCTCTATGAGAAGCCATGGCATTAAATGGTACATCAGTACTGCCTAATCATTTTACCTGCTTATTTCTATATGTAACTTTCCAGTACTATACACTCATAGATGGTTTACTGGTTTTAGTTTTGCCTCATTTCTCTGTTTTATCAGTCTGCTGTTCTCTAGGAAATAGAGAAATGGTtaaaagggaagaagagaaacaaaaggtggCGGGGGGTTGTGCAGACTTGGATTTAATGTGACAGTGAGGGGGGTAAGGGGAGCTGTTGGAAACATGGTAGTTTTGTCACAGCTGTCACTAGGGGTGTGAAAAGCAGGGCGCTTCACCATGTGGGAGACTCCCCCACTCCTTGCGAGTCATTTAACGCGTGGAATAGAGCTATAGCAGGTGGCATTTTCATGGAGCCCCTTACACTAATGTTATCAGTATTGTGAGCATTGCTTTCATTATCAGGTGACGAAAGATGTCATTAAAGAATTTGCAGATGACGGTGTCAAGTATCTGGAACTAAGGAGCACACCCAGAGGAGAAAATACTACAGGTAAAATCTAACTCCTGATACTTCTCAGCATATGTCTATCTTTTTCCTCACGTGCTTTGATCATCCATATGCCTGCAAAGTTGAGACTATGCAGCATTTACCATTACACTGTTGTAAAAGTAGGGTCAAAGGTCCATATCTTCCGATGTACTTTAATGACATGTTATTAATGAGTCAGTCAATTATTTATAAGTTAAAATACCAGGTCAGGTATTATCTGTTGAAGGGAAATTAAAAGGGCtgcaaaaatttcatttattcttgTTTGCTCTTCTCTGAAAAAAGAACACTTGTTCCCTATAGCTGTGTTCTTAAATAGACATTAGTTCATGTTCCCTGCATCAAGTGCTTGTGACACAGTGCTCCTGAGTGGATGTGGAATCGCGTTTCATGACAGTCACTGAAATGAAGTTATTCAGTCTCTTCTCGGGGACTGATGGTGTCAGGCCAGGAGCCAGCTGTGATGTGGTTAAACCTCTCTGGATGGAGATGAGCAGATCTGGATATGGTCTGGAGAAGCTTCCTAGGGCCCTCTTTCTGCTGATAAGAGCAGCATCAGGAGGTATTCTATGATGTGCTTGGGTCCTGCTTAGCATTTTGTGACCAGATCATCTTGTGCCTGGATAACGTGTAGCCAGCATCATTCAGGGGGTGAAATTTTAAACTACATATAGTAAAGTACGTGTTGAAATGAGATAAGCAggagattctttttttgtttttgatttttattagaacatagttgacttacaatgtcatgttagttctgctgaacagcaaagtgaatcagttatacatatatatccacccttttttagattctttcccatgcaggtcattacagagtattgagaagagcTCCCTTTGCTGTATAGTGGGTCCTttttagttatctactttatatataatcgtgtgtatgtgtcaatcccaatctcccaattatCCCTCCCCCTGAACAGAAGATtctcatttcacatttttaaactttAGGATCAGTTCCAAGTTATGCTGGTGAGGATagtgaaagggaaggagaaaagcaaTCTGTAGATTATTAGTGCTAGTTGACCCTTCAAATGGAGATTCAAAGGGAAATGCTAACTTAAGTGTGCAGAATAGGGGAATAGTTAAAGTTTAATGGAATATTTGGtaaccattaaaaatatttgcaaagacaCTTTAATGACATGAAGACATGCTCAGAGTACAGTGTTAAATGAATGACTGTGATACACATACACCTAGCATCTCATCTGTTCAgaattgtatttttgttgttgttcggtcgccAAGTCatatcactctgtgtgtgtgtgtgtgaatttgttgttgttcagctgctcagttgtgtctctttgctaccccatggactacagcacaccagacttccctgtctttcaccaactcccagaagtctgctcaaactcatgtctgttgagtcagtgatgccatgcaactatctcatcctctcttgcccccttccCCTGAACCAgggtcgaactcaggtctcctgcattgcaggcagattccttaccgtctgagctgccagggaagctccttaAGTACAAATGGCATTTACTAAAGCCTGCATATGCAAGAGGTACAGATTCgacccctgtgtcaggaagatccctggaagaggaatccacccactccagtattcttgcctagagaatcccatggacataggagcgtggcgggctgcagtccatggggttgcagagtctgacatgactgagtgtgcacacacatccATAACTCATCTGTAACCATACACTTATCACACAGAAAGCGAAGTGTAATTGTTCATATAGGAATATGATTGTTGAAGGATGAAGTTGTTGATGATCTCTTTACAGATGTTTTATTTGTGTCCTTTCCAGGAATGACTAAAAAGACTTATGTGGAATCTATACTTGAGGGTATAAAACAGTCCAAAGAAGAAAACGTAGACATTGATGTTAGGTAAGAAACATTGTGCCTTAGTGGTCACCACTGAAAATACTAGAAGGTGACAGTTTTACTCTTTTGAGCATGAGTATAACAGATTCTTATA
Proteins encoded in this window:
- the ADAL gene encoding adenosine deaminase-like protein isoform X2, with the translated sequence MMMEAEEQPRKTAFYSKLPKVELHAHLNGSISSNTIKKLIAKKPDLKIHGQMTMIDKGKKRTLEECLHMFQIIHLLTTSPEDVLMVTKDVIKEFADDGVKYLELRSTPRGENTTGMTKKTYVESILEGIKQSKEENVDIDVRYLISIDRRGGPSAAKEAVKLAEEFFLSAEDTVLGLDLSGDPAAGQAKDFLEPLLEAKKSGLKLALHLSEIPNRKTETQVLLNLFPDRIGHGTFLSSSEEGSSDLVDFVRQHQIPLD